The following proteins are encoded in a genomic region of Eulemur rufifrons isolate Redbay chromosome 18, OSU_ERuf_1, whole genome shotgun sequence:
- the LOC138398796 gene encoding LOW QUALITY PROTEIN: putative olfactory receptor 2B8 (The sequence of the model RefSeq protein was modified relative to this genomic sequence to represent the inferred CDS: inserted 1 base in 1 codon), whose amino-acid sequence MSPIGYILYDYSTISNQKTDIGTTTEQKNGSSFTGFILLGFSDRPQLELILFVVXLIFYIFTLLGNTTIIALSHLDPHLHTPMYFFLSNLSFLDLCYTTSIVPQLLVNLRGADKTISYGGCVVQLYISLGLGTTECFLLGVMAFDRYTAVCRPLHYAVIMHPRLCALMVSSSWLIGFANSLLQTMLIFLLPLCGRNKVDHFLCEIPPLLKLACADTAMNEAEVYFVSVVILFVPVALIMFSYSQIVRTVLRIRSAAGQRKAFGTCGSHLTVVFLFYGTAMCAYLQPHSNNSQDQGKFFSLFYTIVIPMLNPLIYTLRNKDVKGAVKKVLWKDYNSK is encoded by the exons ATGTCCCCCATTGGTTACATCTTATAtgactatagtacaatatcaaacCAGAAAACTGACATTGGTACAAC GACGGAACAGAAAAATGGAAGTTCTTTCACTGGATTTATTCTACTGGGTTTCTCTGACAGGCCTCAACTGGAGCTAATCCTCTTTGTGG CTTTGATCTTCTACATCTTCACTTTGCTGGGGAACACAACCATCATTGCATTGTCTCACCTGGACCCACATCTTCACACCcctatgtattttttcctctccaaCCTAAGCTTTCTGGACCTGTGTTACACTACCAGCATTGTTCCACAGCTCCTGGTGAATCTCAGGGGAGCAGACAAAACTATCTCCTATGGTGGTTGTGTCGTTCAGCTGTACATCTCTCTGGGCTTGGGAACTACAGAATGCTTTCTCTTAGGAGTTATGGCATTTGACCGCTACACAGCTGTTTGCAGGCCCCTCCACTACGCGGTAATCATGCACCCTCGTCTGTGTGCCCTGATGGTTTCTTCTTCATGGCTCATTGGTTTTGCCAACTCCTTACTGCAGACCATGCTCATCTTCCTTTTACCACTTTGTGGAAGAAATAAGGTAGACCACTTCTTATGTGAGATCCCTCCATTGCTCAAGCTTGCCTGTGCTGATACTGCTATGAATGAAGCTGAGGTCTACTTTGTCAGTGTCGTCATTCTTTTTGTACCTGTTGCATTAATCATGTTTTCCTATAGTCAGATTGTCAGGACAGTCTTGAGAATAAGGTCGGCTGCAGGGCAGAGAAAAGCATTTGGGACGTGTGGCTCCCACCTCACAGTTGTCTTTCTGTTCTATGGCACAGCCATGTGTGCTTATCTCCAGCCCCACAGCAACAACTCTCAGGATCAGGGCAagttcttctctctcttctacaCCATTGTTATACCCATGCTCAACCCCCTCATATATACACTGAGGAATAAGGATGTGAAAGGAGCAGTTAAAAAGGTGCTTTGGAAGGACTATAACTCCAAATGA